One Pyrococcus furiosus DSM 3638 genomic window, AGGAATCTAGACAAACATGCAGGAGTTGTGAGCTTTAATGTTCCTCCTCTCCATCCCCACGATGTTGCTGCAGTTCTTGACGAGCATAAAATTATGGTTAGAAGTGGCCATCACTGTGCTCTTCCAGTAATGAAGAAGCTTGGAATAAATGGGACTGTTAGAGCATCGTTCCACGTCTATAATTCAGTAGAAGAAGTAGAAATTTTCCTTGGGGTGCTTGAAGATTTAGTCAGAAAAATTAGAGGAGCTCTTTAAAGATCTCAGGAAGTGATTTTATATTTGGAATCTCGTATCCTCTCTCCTCTAACTTCTTGATTTCTTTTCCTTCTGTGTTTATCCACACTGCGGCCATGCCAATCCTTCTTGCTCCAACATAGTCTTCCGTATAAGTATCACCCACGTGAAGAGCTTCCTTTGCCTTTACGTTGAAGTCTTTGAGGGGCTTCTCAAACATCTCTCTCCTGGGCTTATAAGAGCCAACCTCATCGGCAAAGTAAGTTCTGTCTATAAACTCCATTAGACCAAATCTTTCCAATATTACCCTTGTGTAAGCCCCAGGCCAGAACATGACATTTCCTAACACGACAACAGTATCAAAATTTTCTCTAGCCTTCATCAATGCTTCTTTTGCACCTTCTAGGACAATTCTTTCGTCAACGTTTATTGTCGCTCTAGCTCCGGCTCTCCTAATTACCTCAATATCAACCCCCAGCTTTTCAGCTAATTTTTCTTGGGTTAAAAATAGAGCCTTTCCAGGTTCTTCACTCTCTTGAGCCCTTAGCTTTTTGAATTCTTCTCTCACTTCCACGACTTTCTCCACAACATCCGCTATACAAAGTCCAGCTAGAGTGCTTATTTGGTATGAGAACTCCTCCAGCATTATGTTTAAATCTAATAGAGTGTTCCATACGTCAAAGGAAATCAACCTCATTTTCTTTCCCTCCCAATTTCAACGGCTTTTTGTGCCGCTTTCTCTGGATTATCTATAAAAGTTATCTTTACTATTTTCTTATGGTCGAAATATCCATCCTCTGCCAATTTTTCGAGTTTATCACTTGCATATCCCGTGTTAGTCAAGACTATTACTGGGACTCCTAGGTTGTATGCCATGAGGGCCTCTATCATTGTTCCAACTCCTCCTCCAAGGACTACCAAAACATCTGCGGACTCTATAAGTACTCCACTCCTTTCCACTGGATTTAATCCTGTTTTTATTCTAATGGTGTTGAATTCATTCCCTCTGTCGCTATATGGGAGAATTCCTACAACTATTCCTCCCCTCTTTGAGAACTCTCTACTCACGATTTCCATTATGCCCCCTCTTCCCCCAGTTAGGAGGATTACTTCCTCGATGGGGAGGGCTTTTGCAAACCGAATTGCCTTTTCTACGGCTGTCTTGAGAGGTTCTTTATCACTTGACCCCGCTATGGCTATCTGAATCATCATATCATCCCCCTAATTGCGACAACAATGTTTATCCCCAATAGAATCAGCCCAATTCCCATAATAGAATATCCAATTACCTTCGCTGGTTTCTCGGGGAGGAACTCTTTTAGAGTATCCATAATCATTCTTCCTCCATCCAGAGGGATTAATGGGAAGAGGTTCATTAGTCCAATCCCAATGTTTAGTACGTATATCCAGTATAAGCTCAGGAATAGAACCAATAGGGGAGTTTTGAGGCCTATTCTGGAATCTATGTTTTGGCCTGGGTACATACCTATGAATCCTTTCTCCGGATTTCCTGGATGTTGACTAAGCTTTAGGGAAATGTTAATTCTCTCATTGTCCCTTAGAACTGTAAGAGTAATTACTTCCTCAGGTTTTGTTTTGTTCATTACCTCTATAAAATCTTCTAGGGTAGGCACGGGATGACCGTTTATTTCCACGATGACATCTCCTGGTTTTAAAACTCCATCTGCTGGGCTATCTTTTATGACTCCTCCAACTACTATACCTCCTGGGACAAATGCAAGGCCTACAACGCTCATTAAAATTAGTGCCACAAGCCCAGTGATAATGTTGGCCATAGAACCTGCTCCAAAAACTCTCAACCTCGACCTAAGGGGGGCTCTCTTTAACTCTTCTTCATCTGGCTCAACGAAAGCTCCAGGTATCACGAAGAAAAGGACTAGTCCAACGGATTTTAGAGATAAATTTTCAGCTCTTGCAAGAAATCCGTGGCTTAGCTCATGGACTATTATAACTACAGCGAGACCCAGGAGCCCATATCCCAAGGGTATTGTAATTCCTGGAATTACCAATTGAACGGAGGGGAGAGGTTGTTGAGGAGCTGGAGGGAATAATATCAGAAGGGTCTGCTTAATAAAATAAGCAAAAACGACTATGCTCCCTACAAACCCAACAATTATACCTAAATCTCCATAAAACTTCCAAAATCCTCTGTGTTTGCTACCAACATTGTCTATGAAGTTTAGAAACTTCTTTGTCCTCCACAGTAGCTGGAAGGGTGCTATTTCAACACCTTCCTTTCCTTTGAGCACTGTAGCTCCTAAAATTGAGATAATGGCCCAGAATCCTAAGATTATCATGATTGCCGTTATTAAAGTACTCAACCTTTCTCACCCTCTTAGAGTTTTTAAGGAAGTTAAAAAGTTTTAAGCTAGGGGAGGGGTTTTAGTAATGATGTTGAAGGAAGTTCATGAATTGTTAAATAGAATTTGGGGAGACATTTTTGAGCTTAGAGAGGAGCTAAAAGAGGAGTTAAAAGGGTTTACAG contains:
- a CDS encoding HAD family hydrolase translates to MRLISFDVWNTLLDLNIMLEEFSYQISTLAGLCIADVVEKVVEVREEFKKLRAQESEEPGKALFLTQEKLAEKLGVDIEVIRRAGARATINVDERIVLEGAKEALMKARENFDTVVVLGNVMFWPGAYTRVILERFGLMEFIDRTYFADEVGSYKPRREMFEKPLKDFNVKAKEALHVGDTYTEDYVGARRIGMAAVWINTEGKEIKKLEERGYEIPNIKSLPEIFKELL
- a CDS encoding TIGR00725 family protein, whose translation is MIQIAIAGSSDKEPLKTAVEKAIRFAKALPIEEVILLTGGRGGIMEIVSREFSKRGGIVVGILPYSDRGNEFNTIRIKTGLNPVERSGVLIESADVLVVLGGGVGTMIEALMAYNLGVPVIVLTNTGYASDKLEKLAEDGYFDHKKIVKITFIDNPEKAAQKAVEIGRERK
- a CDS encoding site-2 protease family protein, coding for MSTLITAIMIILGFWAIISILGATVLKGKEGVEIAPFQLLWRTKKFLNFIDNVGSKHRGFWKFYGDLGIIVGFVGSIVVFAYFIKQTLLILFPPAPQQPLPSVQLVIPGITIPLGYGLLGLAVVIIVHELSHGFLARAENLSLKSVGLVLFFVIPGAFVEPDEEELKRAPLRSRLRVFGAGSMANIITGLVALILMSVVGLAFVPGGIVVGGVIKDSPADGVLKPGDVIVEINGHPVPTLEDFIEVMNKTKPEEVITLTVLRDNERINISLKLSQHPGNPEKGFIGMYPGQNIDSRIGLKTPLLVLFLSLYWIYVLNIGIGLMNLFPLIPLDGGRMIMDTLKEFLPEKPAKVIGYSIMGIGLILLGINIVVAIRGMI